A region of Paenibacillus sp. 37 DNA encodes the following proteins:
- a CDS encoding DUF3885 domain-containing protein yields the protein MDLKTYLAEHFPNLTLEPPHFYNWDVAIRFELGNPLMFGMNTEHYMEQVYHRSIELFKALHDQEDEVLLITQAYFADKPKHKVKKLNLYRKYIKKKGPIRALRLEIFPGLNCESDNILDPRNNMYRYWTKCRVEDLKYNQLIKAICNHDVGIKPKIYHRVYFINISKKTIFHIYDDRGCDVISASREALVDIYSEYNDWILDYDRDRINNVFLG from the coding sequence ATGGATCTGAAGACGTACCTGGCAGAGCATTTTCCAAACCTGACCTTAGAACCGCCTCATTTTTATAATTGGGATGTTGCAATACGATTCGAGCTTGGCAATCCTCTGATGTTTGGAATGAATACGGAGCATTACATGGAACAAGTTTATCATCGATCAATTGAATTATTTAAGGCTCTTCATGATCAAGAAGATGAAGTCCTATTAATAACTCAAGCTTATTTTGCAGATAAGCCTAAACACAAAGTGAAGAAATTGAACCTGTACAGGAAATATATCAAGAAGAAAGGGCCGATTAGAGCCTTAAGACTTGAGATATTTCCAGGTTTGAATTGTGAATCGGATAACATCCTAGACCCAAGGAACAACATGTATAGGTACTGGACTAAATGTAGAGTTGAGGACTTGAAATATAATCAGTTAATCAAAGCTATATGTAATCATGATGTTGGAATTAAGCCAAAGATTTATCATAGGGTGTATTTCATTAATATAAGTAAGAAAACGATATTTCATATCTATGATGATAGAGGTTGCGATGTTATTTCAGCATCAAGGGAAGCGCTAGTGGATATCTATTCAGAATATAACGATTGGATTCTAGATTATGATCGAGACAGAATTAACAATGTATTTCTAGGATAA
- a CDS encoding IucA/IucC family C-terminal-domain containing protein, producing MNPYLSTDLWKETVEDHSILLGEPPEHSVRTIALSELHDEEACREYIRWFQNYIDAPDMKVAASMLAKRLGYLWTTPLVTAMTFHHQHVTFQLENSFLYHPVLSDQEGGTRFPFLAVNGIQAKELTGDRSVWREKAVQEMFALQLTPLLKTLAAIAPLSMSILWENIMVRIGRLFAPDEGETEQERKIIREDFSYLTQVASGQVFGERKNPLTRFTDCKDNVHIAKSERITCCFYYQMSGEYCLKCPKIDNEKESQLK from the coding sequence ATGAACCCATATCTCTCGACAGACTTATGGAAAGAGACGGTAGAGGATCATTCGATTTTGCTTGGTGAGCCGCCTGAACATAGTGTCCGTACCATTGCTTTGAGTGAGCTGCATGACGAAGAGGCGTGTCGAGAGTATATCCGCTGGTTTCAGAACTATATCGATGCGCCTGACATGAAAGTCGCAGCCTCCATGTTAGCCAAGAGGCTTGGCTATCTATGGACGACTCCGCTCGTGACTGCGATGACGTTTCATCATCAGCATGTAACCTTTCAGCTGGAGAACAGCTTTCTCTATCATCCGGTGCTCTCAGATCAGGAGGGCGGTACACGGTTTCCTTTTCTAGCGGTGAATGGAATTCAGGCTAAAGAACTGACTGGAGACAGGAGCGTATGGCGGGAAAAGGCAGTCCAGGAGATGTTTGCGCTACAGCTGACACCTCTGTTAAAGACACTTGCTGCGATTGCACCTCTTTCGATGAGCATTCTCTGGGAGAACATTATGGTGCGAATTGGCCGACTATTCGCTCCTGATGAAGGGGAGACGGAGCAGGAACGTAAGATCATTCGAGAGGACTTCTCTTATCTGACGCAGGTAGCATCCGGACAAGTGTTTGGTGAGAGGAAGAATCCGTTAACCCGCTTCACCGATTGTAAGGACAATGTGCATATTGCCAAAAGTGAGCGGATCACCTGTTGTTTCTATTACCAGATGTCAGGGGAGTATTGCCTCAAATGTCCGAAAATTGACAATGAGAAAGAATCTCAATTAAAATGA
- a CDS encoding ABC transporter substrate-binding protein, with product MRRSKRFAFPILVCFLVMVLLVTACSTNGGSSDQAGEGITTVTMWHGLTSIDLDNMNKVVKAFEEKNPTIKMNLVYTESNEGSDQKLLTAVAGGNPPDVALFDRFKVGTWAAQGSLTDLSSMAAESGIRKEMYYPFAWEESSYQGKLYAMPMDTDSRLLFYNKDHFKEVGLDPNKPPQTIAELEAAADKLTIKEGKRFKRIGFIPWYSQGWLYTWGWAFGGEFQDTATGKITANDPKVVEALQWMTDFGKKYNVEDIAGFTSAAGTEEMDPFISGQVSMKISGNFTVKGIEKFKPDLNYGVAPIPTPTGTNFTTWSGGGSAIIPKGAKNVAAAWKFLEFLGKEEGQTLLNADSQISVIDSVNDKYGYKDDPIMKEFINILPNSHNRPVIPEGQLLWNELASATEKATRGNGTPKENLDRVTETVNKALEKYDK from the coding sequence ATGAGGAGATCCAAAAGATTCGCATTTCCAATTCTTGTTTGCTTTCTGGTTATGGTACTACTTGTAACGGCTTGTTCAACGAATGGAGGCTCTAGCGATCAGGCCGGAGAGGGGATTACAACGGTTACGATGTGGCATGGTCTTACCTCAATTGATTTAGATAATATGAATAAAGTCGTGAAGGCATTTGAAGAGAAAAACCCTACGATCAAAATGAATTTGGTTTATACAGAATCCAACGAGGGATCCGATCAGAAGCTGCTGACTGCAGTCGCAGGCGGCAATCCTCCTGACGTTGCACTATTCGACCGTTTTAAGGTCGGTACATGGGCTGCGCAAGGTTCTCTGACTGACTTATCCTCGATGGCAGCAGAATCCGGAATACGTAAGGAAATGTATTATCCATTTGCATGGGAGGAGTCCAGTTATCAAGGAAAGCTTTATGCAATGCCAATGGATACAGACTCTCGTCTGCTATTTTACAATAAGGATCATTTCAAAGAAGTGGGGTTGGATCCCAACAAACCACCACAAACGATCGCCGAGCTTGAAGCGGCCGCCGATAAGTTAACCATCAAGGAAGGTAAACGTTTCAAACGGATTGGGTTCATCCCATGGTATTCGCAAGGCTGGCTGTATACTTGGGGATGGGCATTTGGAGGAGAATTCCAGGATACTGCCACCGGCAAAATTACGGCAAATGATCCTAAAGTCGTGGAAGCGCTACAATGGATGACCGACTTCGGCAAAAAATACAATGTCGAGGATATTGCGGGATTCACAAGCGCAGCAGGAACGGAGGAAATGGATCCGTTCATTTCTGGTCAAGTCAGCATGAAGATAAGTGGAAACTTTACGGTGAAGGGTATCGAAAAATTTAAGCCGGATTTAAATTACGGTGTTGCACCCATACCGACCCCAACAGGTACTAATTTTACGACATGGTCGGGAGGCGGGTCCGCTATTATCCCTAAAGGCGCCAAGAACGTCGCTGCTGCTTGGAAATTCCTCGAATTCTTAGGGAAAGAAGAAGGGCAAACGTTATTAAACGCTGACTCTCAAATTTCCGTTATTGATTCGGTTAACGACAAATACGGTTACAAAGACGATCCGATTATGAAGGAATTTATTAATATTTTGCCCAATTCACACAACCGCCCAGTTATTCCTGAAGGACAACTGCTGTGGAATGAGTTAGCTTCCGCTACGGAAAAGGCAACCCGCGGTAACGGTACTCCGAAAGAGAACCTGGATAGAGTAACAGAGACTGTTAATAAGGCTTTAGAAAAATACGACAAATAG
- a CDS encoding DUF3024 domain-containing protein, whose protein sequence is MPVAQFRLDEKTWKVYWQDSKGKWHFIDDIEPNEDFETQLRIVDEGHNGKFWG, encoded by the coding sequence ATGCCGGTAGCACAGTTCAGATTGGATGAGAAGACATGGAAAGTGTATTGGCAGGACAGTAAAGGTAAATGGCATTTCATCGATGATATCGAACCGAACGAAGATTTTGAAACACAACTCAGGATCGTTGATGAAGGTCATAACGGAAAGTTCTGGGGTTAA
- a CDS encoding chloramphenicol phosphotransferase CPT family protein: MERGLIIFLNGTSSSGKTSIAMEMKNQGDIPFHHLSVDQFLHNYDQFIDNTYPDMKPTREVEHHVMTDILFDPINSLYCATIKLFSEMGLNVIVDTVISNDKWFNDFYELLLDYPILFVGVHCSKEELTRREQSRGDREIGLAHSQFDYIYSYDEYDLEVNTEELSSAACAEKILSYIKSDQEYSALKKLSRREVKTS; encoded by the coding sequence ATGGAACGAGGACTCATTATATTTTTGAACGGAACGTCAAGTTCGGGGAAGACAAGCATTGCGATGGAAATGAAAAATCAGGGAGACATTCCGTTTCATCATCTATCTGTAGATCAATTTCTGCATAATTATGATCAATTTATCGACAATACATATCCAGATATGAAACCAACAAGAGAAGTGGAACACCATGTGATGACCGATATCCTGTTCGACCCCATCAATTCGTTGTACTGTGCAACCATTAAACTGTTTTCGGAGATGGGTCTGAATGTCATCGTGGATACGGTCATCAGCAATGACAAGTGGTTTAACGATTTTTATGAGTTACTATTGGATTATCCGATATTGTTTGTAGGTGTACACTGCTCGAAAGAAGAACTCACCAGAAGAGAGCAGAGCAGGGGAGATCGCGAGATTGGACTTGCCCATTCCCAGTTTGACTACATCTACTCTTATGATGAATATGATCTGGAAGTGAATACGGAAGAGCTTAGCTCAGCTGCATGTGCGGAAAAGATATTAAGTTATATCAAGTCCGATCAAGAATACTCGGCATTGAAGAAGTTAAGCAGAAGAGAGGTAAAAACATCGTAA
- a CDS encoding carbohydrate ABC transporter permease has product MNPTAIKRINRALAYVCLIVASAFFMIPFIWLLSTSLKPLTQIFTFPPEWIPRPILWSNYSRAVEYIPFWTYLKNTAIITIVSTLGVIISCPLVAYSFAKLEYRGRGILFFVTLAVMMIPGQVTMIPLFLLFTKLGWVGTPLPLIVPQFFGVPIYIFLLRQFFMGLPDALREAARLDGASEFRIYLQIMFPLAKSAVLAVALFQFMGSWTDFMGPLLYLTNEPSYTVSLGLQQFQSQKGSEWGLLMAVSTLMTLPIIVLFFFLQKTFISGITFSGIKG; this is encoded by the coding sequence ATGAATCCTACCGCTATCAAAAGAATCAATCGTGCCTTAGCCTATGTATGTCTAATTGTTGCTTCTGCATTTTTCATGATTCCGTTCATTTGGCTGCTTTCGACTTCTCTTAAACCACTCACACAAATCTTTACATTCCCACCAGAGTGGATTCCGCGTCCAATTCTGTGGAGTAATTATTCCCGTGCTGTTGAGTATATCCCTTTCTGGACATATCTGAAAAACACGGCGATTATAACTATTGTTAGTACGCTTGGTGTGATCATATCCTGTCCCTTGGTTGCATATAGTTTTGCCAAGTTAGAGTACCGTGGGAGAGGTATACTTTTCTTTGTTACCCTTGCTGTTATGATGATCCCCGGACAGGTGACCATGATTCCTCTATTCCTGTTGTTTACTAAATTAGGTTGGGTAGGAACACCTCTTCCACTGATTGTACCCCAATTTTTTGGAGTGCCCATTTACATTTTTCTGTTGCGTCAGTTTTTCATGGGACTGCCTGATGCCCTGCGCGAAGCGGCCCGCTTAGACGGCGCTAGTGAGTTCCGCATATATTTACAGATCATGTTTCCACTAGCCAAATCCGCCGTATTAGCCGTGGCATTGTTTCAATTTATGGGGAGCTGGACTGATTTCATGGGCCCCTTGCTTTATTTAACCAATGAACCATCTTACACGGTTTCGCTCGGATTGCAGCAATTTCAGAGTCAAAAGGGATCCGAATGGGGTCTATTAATGGCGGTATCCACCTTGATGACATTACCTATTATTGTTCTATTCTTTTTTCTTCAAAAGACGTTTATTAGCGGCATTACATTTAGCGGTATAAAAGGTTGA
- a CDS encoding carbohydrate ABC transporter permease, with product MVKLADPVQVKAIPSASKRALHRTNAIGWLFASPWAIGLLCFYAIPMLMSIYFSFTTYSILQPGEFIGMNNYKELFHDPLFWKSIYNTIYFTVFFVPLSIFFGVALAMMLNMKVKGMAVFRTIFFLPTLVPQVALAVLWMWLLHPNFGLVNGMLANIGIDGPAWLGGESWSKPSLILMSLWGIGQAVVIYLAGLGDIPEEYYEAAQIDGANWFQKTRKVTLPLLTPVIFYNLVMGMIGAFQQFTLPYTLTKGQGTPANSMTFYVMYLYENGFRYFKMGYASAMAWILFIIVMALTGIIFITSKRWVHYQGK from the coding sequence ATGGTGAAACTGGCCGATCCAGTTCAAGTAAAAGCAATTCCATCGGCAAGTAAACGAGCACTCCACAGAACTAACGCGATTGGGTGGCTGTTTGCTTCACCTTGGGCTATAGGGCTGCTATGCTTTTATGCAATTCCGATGCTAATGTCCATCTACTTCAGCTTCACTACTTACAGCATTCTGCAGCCTGGTGAATTTATCGGAATGAATAATTATAAAGAGCTTTTTCATGATCCTCTATTTTGGAAATCCATATACAACACGATTTATTTTACGGTATTTTTTGTTCCATTAAGTATATTTTTCGGTGTGGCACTCGCTATGATGTTGAATATGAAGGTCAAGGGGATGGCTGTATTCAGAACAATCTTTTTCTTACCTACTCTCGTGCCACAAGTGGCTCTGGCTGTTCTGTGGATGTGGCTGTTACATCCAAACTTCGGATTGGTGAACGGGATGTTAGCGAATATCGGTATCGATGGGCCCGCTTGGCTTGGTGGTGAGTCGTGGTCCAAGCCCTCTCTCATTCTGATGTCGCTTTGGGGTATTGGGCAAGCTGTCGTTATCTACCTTGCTGGATTAGGAGACATCCCTGAGGAGTACTATGAAGCGGCGCAAATCGATGGAGCTAACTGGTTTCAGAAAACGAGAAAGGTAACCTTACCTTTGCTCACTCCCGTTATTTTCTACAACCTTGTCATGGGAATGATTGGTGCATTCCAACAGTTTACTCTTCCCTATACATTGACCAAAGGGCAAGGAACTCCTGCAAATTCCATGACTTTTTACGTCATGTATTTATATGAGAACGGCTTCAGGTATTTCAAAATGGGTTATGCCTCCGCAATGGCCTGGATCTTATTTATTATCGTTATGGCATTAACCGGAATTATTTTTATTACGTCTAAACGCTGGGTTCATTATCAGGGGAAATAA
- a CDS encoding HEAT repeat domain-containing protein: protein MFADLYNRRGITLPATIVEELEVHLQKQKDYKFFLRLMQRDEIVESLDDMAGIEVYHNMIPLWTDDHSNYIGLHVEGACQYRISYISHEETDIAPAYRSAGSFIRELERNPHQDWDELKKDYPSDIELSRDQMNEDLSCIHELNDVIESDPRLNEDVRCQYIYCIMALTPQSHLDSLMKYIDDEDMYVQERACQIMGFHRYTPAREKLVEVSKKGMHNGETSGQTSISQNERTTKRK from the coding sequence ATGTTTGCTGATCTATATAACAGACGCGGTATTACTTTACCTGCTACAATCGTTGAGGAGTTAGAAGTTCATCTTCAGAAACAGAAGGATTACAAGTTTTTTCTCCGATTAATGCAGCGCGACGAGATCGTTGAATCATTGGATGATATGGCTGGAATAGAGGTGTACCACAATATGATTCCTTTATGGACAGATGATCATTCGAACTACATAGGCTTACATGTGGAAGGTGCATGCCAGTACAGGATAAGTTATATCAGCCATGAGGAGACGGATATAGCTCCAGCATATAGAAGTGCAGGCTCATTCATACGTGAACTGGAACGAAATCCTCATCAGGATTGGGATGAATTGAAGAAAGACTATCCCAGCGATATTGAACTTAGTAGAGATCAAATGAATGAAGACTTAAGTTGTATTCATGAATTGAACGATGTAATTGAGTCTGATCCACGATTAAATGAGGATGTTCGTTGTCAGTACATTTATTGCATTATGGCATTAACCCCGCAAAGCCATCTGGATTCTCTGATGAAATATATAGATGATGAAGATATGTATGTTCAAGAGAGAGCATGCCAGATTATGGGGTTCCATCGTTACACGCCGGCTAGAGAAAAATTAGTAGAAGTCTCCAAAAAAGGAATGCATAATGGGGAAACTAGCGGCCAAACGAGCATTAGCCAAAATGAGAGAACAACGAAAAGAAAATAA
- a CDS encoding ABC transporter substrate-binding protein, translating to MKQGTKGQAAGTKGYAAHKSRLLMGLMLALILVLTACGAATGTDSGKQSAATPAETPANAETQTDGAFPVTIKGMKGDITLNEKPQRIAILDVKFLDQMLAIGEKPAGSVIAGGNTDFPEYLGDQPNGVEVLGTRDEPNLEAIVALDPDLIIMTDFQEKQYESVSKIAPTLVLDFYEDWRDTLATVAQVTDKQDEAEKVRTAYEDKIAGLKTKLSEKLGDETVAIIRPRKEGIRVHGIEHRIGGIMYNDLGLKMPALVQEINEDGSVEISMEKVPEIGADRYFVLSDELFAAEAEAMLTNPVWKSLDAVKNNRTYDVNSTLWIAYYGPLAINLIVDQASEALLGSN from the coding sequence ATGAAACAAGGAACAAAGGGGCAAGCAGCCGGAACCAAAGGCTATGCTGCTCACAAATCACGATTACTCATGGGCTTGATGTTGGCCCTTATTCTTGTATTGACAGCTTGCGGTGCTGCAACAGGTACAGATAGCGGTAAGCAATCTGCGGCAACACCAGCAGAGACACCTGCGAATGCGGAAACACAGACGGATGGAGCTTTTCCCGTAACGATCAAGGGTATGAAGGGTGACATCACTCTAAACGAAAAACCACAGAGAATTGCAATTCTCGATGTTAAATTTTTGGATCAAATGTTAGCGATCGGTGAGAAGCCAGCAGGTAGTGTTATTGCAGGAGGGAATACCGATTTTCCAGAATATTTAGGAGACCAACCGAATGGCGTAGAAGTTCTGGGTACACGAGACGAGCCGAACCTGGAAGCGATTGTTGCACTCGACCCGGATCTGATCATCATGACCGACTTCCAGGAGAAACAGTATGAAAGTGTAAGCAAAATTGCACCTACCCTCGTACTCGATTTCTACGAAGACTGGCGTGATACGTTAGCTACGGTTGCCCAAGTTACAGACAAGCAGGACGAGGCAGAGAAAGTGCGCACAGCGTATGAAGACAAAATTGCCGGGCTGAAGACAAAATTGTCAGAGAAGCTGGGTGATGAAACAGTGGCGATCATTCGTCCACGAAAAGAAGGAATTCGTGTTCACGGTATTGAGCACCGCATTGGCGGTATTATGTACAATGACTTGGGGCTGAAAATGCCTGCTCTGGTACAGGAGATTAATGAAGATGGTTCAGTAGAAATCTCGATGGAAAAAGTGCCTGAGATCGGGGCAGATCGTTATTTTGTGCTGTCGGATGAACTGTTTGCGGCAGAGGCAGAAGCTATGTTGACTAATCCCGTGTGGAAGTCCCTCGATGCTGTGAAAAATAACCGCACGTATGATGTAAACTCAACACTTTGGATCGCTTATTATGGACCGCTTGCGATTAATCTGATTGTAGATCAGGCATCGGAAGCCCTGCTCGGATCGAACTAA
- a CDS encoding AraC family transcriptional regulator, which translates to MPLQEQTSLWSDTTIKMIDGYSGTLQTGSVLHETELTSNVLLLAVGGEGELAMNGEVCHIGASFACHVARGTSFTLTARSDELYYIVIMYKASSMEGASHALPSYRKHPLQTSFIQNPMTQAEWIQNAEKIVAKWRRGEGLERFHANALLQGVIYELIMEYERGQGGAESDMVDVVVSYISSHYRQNMELKELAALAGCSVRQLQRRFKQEKQLGPMEYVIQLRMENASRMLLHTDASIGEIADKMGYRDMYYFSRAFKKYYGVPPLRYRLAAASEIDENYAQSLLRNRTASSYESAQGPVICHMRGEYQVTESPQRIAVLDVQYADHLLALGLSPVGSVGSGSAVVNFPQYIRAGLQGTELLGTYEYPDLLAVERLSPDLIICTEVHDQHYERLSRIAPVIMFKRNESWQTILGLFGELTNKRAEAKRILADYHRRTALLSEELAPVLAGKSVALIRPLDSLVRIHSAAHRTGAVLYRDLGLPVPLFVSDTADTAYHISVDRLPAVQASHYFLLSNELMQDGISATEQRVWGMLDTGERQQIHSVDAATWIGCYGPTGINGIVDQIEQALLG; encoded by the coding sequence ATGCCGCTGCAAGAACAGACAAGTCTATGGAGTGATACGACGATCAAGATGATCGACGGATATAGCGGTACTTTGCAGACTGGCAGTGTTCTTCACGAAACCGAATTAACCTCGAATGTGTTGCTGCTGGCAGTAGGCGGGGAAGGGGAGCTTGCAATGAATGGTGAAGTTTGCCACATTGGAGCTTCTTTTGCTTGTCATGTGGCGAGGGGAACATCCTTTACGCTGACGGCCAGATCAGACGAACTTTATTATATCGTGATTATGTATAAGGCTTCTTCCATGGAAGGAGCCTCCCATGCGTTACCCTCGTATCGCAAACACCCGCTGCAAACCTCGTTTATTCAGAACCCTATGACGCAAGCGGAATGGATTCAGAATGCGGAAAAAATCGTTGCAAAATGGCGTCGCGGCGAAGGGCTGGAGCGTTTTCATGCCAATGCATTGCTCCAGGGGGTGATCTACGAACTGATCATGGAGTATGAACGTGGTCAAGGCGGAGCGGAGTCCGACATGGTGGATGTTGTCGTGTCCTATATATCATCGCATTATCGCCAGAATATGGAGCTGAAAGAGCTGGCCGCCCTCGCTGGATGCAGCGTAAGACAATTGCAGCGACGATTCAAACAAGAGAAGCAGCTCGGGCCGATGGAATACGTCATCCAGTTGCGGATGGAGAATGCCTCGCGGATGTTACTTCATACGGATGCTTCCATTGGGGAAATTGCTGACAAAATGGGTTACCGCGACATGTATTATTTCAGCAGGGCGTTTAAGAAATATTATGGCGTTCCTCCGCTGCGTTATCGACTTGCAGCCGCTTCGGAAATAGATGAAAACTATGCCCAATCCTTACTGCGGAATCGCACGGCTTCCTCGTACGAGTCGGCCCAAGGTCCGGTGATCTGCCATATGCGAGGTGAATATCAAGTTACTGAATCACCACAGCGTATCGCTGTACTGGATGTTCAGTATGCCGATCATTTGCTCGCGCTTGGGTTGTCTCCAGTAGGAAGTGTAGGATCGGGAAGTGCCGTGGTCAATTTCCCTCAATATATCCGAGCAGGACTTCAGGGTACCGAATTACTTGGAACGTATGAGTACCCTGATCTGCTTGCAGTAGAACGATTGTCACCGGATCTGATTATCTGTACCGAGGTGCATGATCAGCATTATGAACGGTTAAGCCGGATCGCTCCAGTGATTATGTTTAAACGTAATGAAAGCTGGCAGACCATACTGGGTCTGTTCGGTGAACTGACAAACAAGCGGGCAGAAGCCAAGCGTATACTTGCGGATTATCATCGACGTACTGCTTTGCTGTCCGAGGAACTGGCTCCGGTATTAGCAGGTAAAAGTGTGGCCCTGATCCGTCCGCTCGACTCTCTCGTTCGGATTCACTCTGCCGCACATCGTACAGGTGCTGTGCTGTACCGTGATCTGGGTCTGCCTGTTCCGCTATTTGTATCCGACACCGCTGATACAGCCTATCATATCTCGGTTGATAGACTACCGGCTGTACAAGCCAGTCATTACTTTTTGCTCAGTAATGAGCTTATGCAGGATGGGATATCCGCGACAGAACAGCGTGTGTGGGGGATGCTGGATACGGGTGAGCGACAGCAAATACATTCCGTAGATGCCGCCACATGGATCGGTTGTTATGGGCCGACAGGGATCAATGGCATTGTGGATCAGATTGAACAGGCTTTGTTGGGATAG